From the Sphingomonas suaedae genome, one window contains:
- the rpsI gene encoding 30S ribosomal protein S9, with the protein MSDNRQSLSDLGAVAAGAAEAPAGEAGTETVAQAPAVSTMPLRQQELDKFGRAYATGRRKDAVARVWLKPGSGKITINGRDQETYFARPTLRLVINQPFGVAERDGQYDVVCTVKGGGLSGQAGAVKHGIAQALTKYEPVLRAPVKAAGFLTRDPRAVERKKYGKAKARRSFQFSKR; encoded by the coding sequence ATGTCCGACAATCGCCAGTCCCTTTCCGATCTCGGTGCAGTCGCCGCCGGTGCCGCCGAGGCCCCCGCAGGCGAAGCGGGCACCGAAACCGTAGCCCAGGCCCCCGCCGTCTCGACCATGCCGCTGCGTCAGCAGGAGCTCGACAAGTTCGGCCGCGCCTATGCGACCGGTCGCCGCAAGGACGCCGTGGCGCGCGTCTGGCTGAAGCCCGGTTCGGGCAAGATCACGATCAATGGTCGCGATCAGGAAACCTATTTCGCGCGTCCGACACTGCGTCTCGTCATCAACCAGCCGTTCGGCGTTGCCGAGCGCGATGGCCAGTATGACGTCGTCTGCACCGTCAAGGGCGGCGGGCTTTCGGGCCAGGCCGGCGCGGTCAAGCACGGCATCGCCCAGGCGCTGACCAAGTACGAGCCGGTGCTGCGCGCGCCGGTCAAGGCGGCCGGGTTCCTGACCCGCGATCCGCGCGCCGTCGAGCGCAAGAAGTACGGCAAGGCGAAGGCTCGCCGCAGCTTCCAGTTCTCGAAGCGCTGA